The following coding sequences are from one Rhodopirellula islandica window:
- a CDS encoding ParA family protein, with amino-acid sequence MNQKGGVGKTTTSVNLSAALAMSGKKTLLVDIDPQCNATSALGHSPAAHHGLTGTESLPDSIVETDVLHLGLLPGSRSFHDADVLAETGDRSTARVRKHLDSVMSDYEYILIDCPPSAGAMTETALTASTEVLIPIQCEYFAMVGVTQLIGTIKKVITATDGRLTFGGILLTMYDESLELTREVDEEVRDFFGDIVFESVVPRDVALCEAPSHGQTVFQYAPRSRGAFAYTQLCMEVLQRD; translated from the coding sequence GTGAACCAGAAAGGAGGCGTCGGGAAGACCACCACTTCGGTCAACCTGTCCGCCGCCCTGGCCATGTCTGGCAAGAAAACCTTGTTGGTCGACATCGACCCGCAGTGCAACGCCACGTCTGCCTTGGGGCATTCGCCTGCCGCGCATCACGGATTGACGGGAACCGAATCGCTTCCTGATTCGATCGTCGAAACCGATGTGCTGCATTTGGGGTTGTTGCCCGGCAGTCGCTCTTTCCATGACGCGGACGTGCTTGCAGAAACCGGCGATCGTTCGACCGCTCGGGTTCGAAAGCATCTCGATAGCGTGATGAGCGACTACGAATACATCTTGATCGATTGCCCGCCCAGTGCGGGTGCCATGACGGAAACGGCGCTGACCGCCAGCACCGAAGTGTTGATTCCGATCCAGTGCGAGTACTTCGCGATGGTCGGCGTCACGCAACTGATTGGAACGATCAAGAAGGTCATCACCGCCACCGATGGTCGACTGACATTCGGCGGGATCCTGCTGACGATGTACGACGAATCACTTGAACTGACTCGAGAAGTCGACGAAGAGGTCCGTGACTTCTTTGGCGACATTGTTTTTGAAAGTGTCGTGCCCCGGGATGTCGCACTGTGCGAAGCCCCCAGCCACGGCCAAACCGTTTTCCAGTACGCCCCGCGAAGTCGCGGCGCGTTCGCTTATACCCAACTGTGCATGGAGGTACTGCAACGTGACTAA
- a CDS encoding ParB/RepB/Spo0J family partition protein, with translation MTNATTNRPNPGKAPAGKDRRLGKGLAALLGEPMDDIVPPGETNDAPQPGIQSLELPIDSVEANPFQPRREFNPDEIASLAESIKNHQQLQPILVRIVDGRYQLISGERRLRATIHAGLKTIRAEVREADDRLVAELAIIENLQRKDLNAIEKAMSFKRYIDEHKCKQDDLARRLSIDRSTIANLMRLLELPQPIVEMVTSGELTAGHARALLPIGEVEVQVVTAKKILEEGWSVRKTETGVAELLRAEEDCETGLKVTNVSRQKRKPVPPHIEAMQQEMRMVFGTKVEIKASARSRGKITIHFSDAEEFERIRGLLGGVNRPQLRVAG, from the coding sequence GTGACTAACGCGACAACCAATCGACCCAACCCCGGCAAAGCACCCGCTGGCAAAGACCGCCGCCTCGGAAAAGGCTTGGCCGCTTTGTTGGGTGAACCGATGGACGACATCGTTCCACCGGGCGAAACCAACGATGCTCCTCAACCAGGCATCCAGTCGCTCGAGTTGCCGATCGACTCCGTCGAAGCCAACCCGTTCCAACCGCGTCGCGAATTCAATCCCGACGAGATCGCTTCGCTGGCCGAATCGATCAAGAACCACCAGCAATTGCAGCCAATCCTGGTTCGCATCGTGGACGGTCGCTATCAGCTGATCAGTGGCGAACGTCGTTTGCGTGCGACCATTCACGCGGGTTTGAAAACGATCCGCGCTGAAGTTCGTGAAGCCGACGACCGCTTGGTCGCTGAGTTGGCCATCATCGAGAACTTGCAACGCAAGGACTTGAACGCGATCGAAAAAGCGATGTCGTTCAAACGCTACATCGACGAACACAAATGCAAGCAGGACGACTTGGCTCGCCGGTTGAGCATTGACCGGAGCACGATTGCCAACTTGATGCGTTTGCTGGAACTGCCTCAGCCCATTGTTGAGATGGTCACCAGCGGCGAGTTGACCGCGGGGCACGCTCGAGCATTGCTGCCGATCGGTGAAGTCGAAGTGCAAGTTGTCACGGCCAAGAAGATCTTGGAAGAAGGATGGAGCGTTCGCAAAACCGAGACCGGTGTGGCGGAACTGCTTCGTGCAGAAGAGGACTGCGAGACGGGCCTCAAGGTCACCAACGTCTCACGCCAAAAACGCAAGCCTGTTCCTCCGCACATCGAAGCGATGCAGCAAGAGATGCGGATGGTGTTCGGCACCAAGGTTGAGATCAAAGCCTCGGCTCGCAGTCGCGGCAAGATCACGATTCATTTCAGTGACGCCGAAGAGTTCGAACGCATTCGCGGTCTGCTGGGCGGCGTCAATCGGCCTCAGCTTCGCGTCGCGGGCTGA
- a CDS encoding serine/threonine-protein kinase: MSSLIETIEVDAALSKRLAEMPADSQTLTLSLDAIAEGGSSAGVLQHPSWAYVPHIATPRVTTEGKVDAADLARTIEATGSVDGEGVDADPSRTGNLLIGAGDSSPSALNPPAATSSCEGFLPPRRVAMLSSDPTKADCASMKDVEYRLVGTLGSGGTGIVYQAHQRAIDREVAIKVLRRELATDASSRGRFLAEARVIGALDHPNVIALHDLCIDDEGQLFYSMKRVDGASWDQQIDTLSLEKNLNILLRVADAIRYAHSRGLVHRDLKPENVMLGRFGEVLVADWGLALSKSSLTPTAAVPSTDSHHAIGGTPAYMAPELAAGDLFGITYATDIYLLGAILFRVVAGFPPHHGKSLLACIRAAANNQIEPVPEQLGDTELELIQIALKAMATDPLDRFTSVEELIEAIEGHRSHEASDRLVRRAKRRLAEIGELGAPEEVCQESVPSGLRADRYERFAAVDALLREAIEIWPDNRRAIDTLRSTQLEFARTATAQGDLDLALVLYESAGQTDSEAAARVRKQRDRRERVRESQAKYSTLFTHSPDAGMLIRWSDGVVLEANTACLELLGYAKEEVVGQKMTSLTIWACPEKRETFIEQLAREGQIDNFETQFLHKQTQLEELNCDDKTGQVQIPGVIDVLISSRTVHLGGEEMLLSTVRDISARKTAERDLEYSRRRLRDLQRLAGLGSWSFALQSQAIRWSEEAFRVTGRDVSRGAPDYNDFIASIHPDDREKLQVAVERSLTQGTSYQLKFRYRDDQGKYRKLFTRGNPVFDADDNVIEIYGILQHAAAGGG, from the coding sequence ATGTCCAGCCTGATTGAAACGATTGAAGTCGATGCCGCTCTGTCCAAGCGATTGGCCGAGATGCCTGCTGATTCGCAGACGCTCACATTGTCGCTGGACGCGATTGCCGAGGGAGGATCGAGCGCGGGTGTGTTGCAGCATCCCAGTTGGGCATACGTTCCGCACATTGCGACGCCTCGTGTCACCACCGAAGGCAAGGTCGATGCAGCGGACTTGGCTCGAACGATCGAGGCCACTGGTTCGGTCGATGGTGAGGGCGTCGATGCGGATCCATCGCGAACCGGGAATCTGCTGATTGGTGCGGGCGACTCATCGCCATCCGCTCTCAACCCTCCGGCCGCGACCTCCAGCTGCGAAGGGTTCTTGCCGCCGCGTCGCGTTGCCATGTTGAGTTCTGATCCGACCAAGGCGGATTGTGCCTCCATGAAGGATGTCGAGTATCGGTTGGTGGGAACGCTGGGCAGCGGTGGGACGGGGATCGTGTACCAAGCCCACCAGCGAGCGATCGATCGCGAAGTGGCAATCAAAGTGTTGCGGCGTGAGTTGGCAACGGATGCTTCCTCACGTGGACGCTTCTTGGCCGAGGCTCGTGTGATCGGTGCGCTCGACCATCCCAACGTGATCGCGCTGCATGATCTCTGCATTGACGACGAAGGTCAGCTCTTCTACTCGATGAAGCGGGTGGATGGTGCGAGTTGGGACCAGCAAATTGACACGCTTTCTTTGGAGAAAAACCTCAATATTTTGCTGCGAGTTGCCGATGCTATTCGTTACGCGCATTCGCGAGGCCTCGTGCATCGCGATTTAAAACCCGAGAATGTGATGCTGGGACGCTTCGGCGAAGTCCTGGTGGCGGACTGGGGATTGGCCCTCAGCAAGAGTTCGTTGACGCCGACGGCGGCTGTTCCCAGCACGGATTCGCATCACGCGATTGGGGGAACGCCAGCCTACATGGCTCCGGAACTGGCAGCCGGTGATCTGTTTGGCATCACCTATGCCACGGACATCTATTTGTTGGGCGCGATCTTGTTTCGAGTGGTGGCGGGTTTCCCGCCGCACCATGGCAAGAGTCTGTTGGCCTGCATTCGAGCTGCAGCAAACAATCAAATCGAGCCCGTTCCAGAACAACTCGGTGACACCGAGTTGGAATTGATTCAGATCGCGCTGAAGGCGATGGCGACCGATCCTCTGGACCGGTTCACTTCGGTGGAAGAATTGATCGAGGCGATTGAAGGTCACCGCTCTCATGAGGCCAGCGATCGTTTGGTCCGTCGTGCAAAACGGCGTTTGGCCGAGATCGGTGAACTGGGAGCTCCCGAAGAAGTTTGCCAGGAAAGTGTTCCGTCAGGCTTGCGAGCGGATCGGTACGAGCGTTTTGCGGCCGTCGACGCTCTGCTTCGCGAAGCCATCGAAATTTGGCCCGACAACCGTCGCGCGATCGACACGCTGCGTAGCACCCAGTTGGAATTCGCCCGAACCGCCACCGCCCAAGGCGACTTGGATTTGGCGTTGGTCCTGTATGAATCCGCCGGGCAAACTGACAGCGAAGCGGCAGCGCGAGTTCGCAAGCAACGCGATCGTCGTGAACGAGTGCGTGAAAGCCAAGCGAAGTACTCGACCTTGTTCACACATTCGCCCGACGCCGGGATGCTGATCCGCTGGTCCGATGGCGTGGTGCTGGAAGCCAACACTGCCTGCTTGGAATTGCTGGGCTATGCCAAAGAAGAGGTCGTCGGCCAAAAGATGACGTCGTTGACAATCTGGGCTTGCCCAGAGAAACGCGAAACGTTCATCGAGCAACTCGCTCGGGAAGGGCAGATCGACAACTTCGAAACGCAGTTCCTGCACAAGCAAACTCAATTGGAAGAACTCAATTGCGATGACAAGACCGGCCAGGTGCAAATCCCAGGCGTGATCGATGTTTTGATCAGTTCGCGTACGGTTCACCTGGGCGGCGAAGAAATGCTGTTGTCGACCGTGCGGGATATCTCGGCTCGCAAGACCGCGGAACGTGATTTGGAGTATTCTCGGCGGCGGTTGCGAGACCTTCAGCGTTTGGCGGGGTTAGGTAGTTGGTCGTTCGCTTTGCAGTCCCAGGCGATTCGTTGGTCCGAAGAAGCGTTCCGAGTGACCGGACGAGATGTCAGCCGTGGGGCTCCGGATTACAACGACTTCATCGCGTCGATTCACCCGGACGACCGAGAGAAACTTCAGGTTGCCGTGGAACGTAGTCTGACTCAGGGGACCTCGTACCAGTTGAAGTTCCGGTATCGTGATGACCAAGGCAAGTATCGAAAGTTGTTCACACGTGGGAATCCGGTGTTTGATGCGGATGACAACGTGATCGAAATTTATGGCATCTTGCAGCACGCCGCGGCCGGCGGTGGGTGA
- a CDS encoding RNA polymerase sigma factor gives MRYTQSDPDVRLMLRVKEDDAGAFEELVRRYQARLVRLMQHLAPRGDLAEDLAQETFMRVYRARQSYTPGAKFSTWLFTIAGNVARNSKRTAARRHETSEVDSPRGADDSDDSPFLAVTAVDSSGLMPTRQVEGDERATIVRAAVASLNERQRMALILSRFENMSYVEIAETMSLSTKAVKSLLSRARVSLKEALTPYIESGQLGGTVDPAMSLPSLKMEPAADQRAGEFAEEEPS, from the coding sequence CTGCGTTACACGCAATCTGATCCTGACGTGCGGTTGATGCTGCGCGTGAAAGAGGATGATGCGGGCGCGTTCGAAGAGCTGGTTCGGCGTTACCAAGCAAGGTTGGTTCGGTTGATGCAACACTTGGCACCTCGAGGCGACCTGGCGGAGGATTTGGCACAGGAAACCTTCATGCGGGTCTACCGGGCTCGCCAGAGTTACACGCCGGGAGCCAAGTTTTCGACGTGGTTGTTCACAATCGCAGGCAATGTCGCTCGCAATTCCAAACGCACCGCGGCACGCCGGCATGAGACCAGCGAAGTGGATTCGCCGCGGGGCGCCGACGATTCGGATGACTCACCTTTTTTGGCGGTGACGGCGGTCGACAGCAGCGGGTTGATGCCGACACGCCAAGTCGAAGGCGACGAACGAGCCACGATCGTTCGAGCGGCAGTCGCTTCGTTGAATGAACGCCAGCGCATGGCGTTGATCCTGTCTCGGTTTGAAAACATGAGTTACGTCGAAATCGCGGAAACGATGAGCCTGAGCACCAAGGCGGTGAAGTCGTTGCTCAGCCGCGCTCGCGTCAGTTTGAAAGAAGCTCTCACGCCCTACATCGAATCGGGGCAGTTGGGCGGAACGGTTGATCCGGCGATGTCATTGCCGTCGTTGAAAATGGAGCCAGCCGCCGATCAGCGGGCCGGTGAGTTTGCCGAGGAGGAACCTTCATGA
- a CDS encoding anti-sigma factor family protein, whose amino-acid sequence MNDPKRPLDNPTNAELDVDASASGKASANETGQTAGDRTVSMAIPKLGPGGSVSGNGSARGNDPDQLTLRDVPLDLDDEQLVAYLDGELSGKERAELEDRLISEESLRLRLQGLQRGWDMLDVLPTPMVDEHSVQTTLEMVVRDLTRASMGIEAAGTGNGVSGSGTLPRRRLKKWTRRLFAFGVLALVVSSLVSWRWQTVSHQSQIADLPIAIDHLAYFSTDDLELVRDLAESPLWFALASRSATEDLESLVDQYGGTDELLEAVAELDEEQRATAYRRWDTFNNLSPQARSITRDRAKRVAEAEDSQQLLTTLRAYSRWKEQLSRDTLAAIENQTGELRERAIEEGVHETMSVIGRVTAKGLSDETIERIAFTMRQIVQQRIADQEPAATRMMEGFRRWRERESGGRGRDGQGVDESIWYHFIAHSIVGNSGRRHGPKDGKRGPESPPLTLSELHQIEIMLPQEDLELLRTVSTNAWFRSMVIRDWAEEALRRRGRPDSESKTLQQAYQEASADEREVLDLLPPEEVRDQLLRPSN is encoded by the coding sequence ATGAATGATCCCAAACGTCCTCTCGACAACCCAACCAACGCGGAGCTTGACGTCGATGCCAGCGCGTCCGGCAAGGCATCCGCCAACGAAACAGGTCAAACCGCCGGCGACAGAACCGTCTCGATGGCAATTCCCAAACTGGGGCCCGGTGGTTCGGTGTCGGGAAACGGTTCGGCACGGGGCAATGATCCGGATCAGCTCACGCTTCGCGATGTTCCGCTGGATCTTGACGACGAGCAATTGGTCGCTTACCTGGACGGCGAGCTTTCCGGAAAGGAGCGTGCGGAACTCGAGGATCGGTTGATCAGTGAGGAATCCCTGCGTCTGCGTTTGCAAGGTTTGCAGCGTGGTTGGGACATGCTGGATGTCTTGCCGACTCCGATGGTGGATGAGCACTCGGTCCAAACCACCTTGGAAATGGTCGTTCGTGATCTCACGCGAGCCTCGATGGGGATCGAGGCGGCGGGCACGGGCAATGGCGTTTCCGGTTCAGGCACCCTGCCCCGTCGTCGGCTGAAGAAATGGACACGTCGTTTGTTCGCGTTTGGCGTGCTGGCTTTGGTCGTTTCGTCGCTCGTCAGTTGGCGCTGGCAGACCGTCTCGCATCAGAGTCAAATCGCGGATTTGCCAATTGCGATCGATCACCTGGCGTATTTCAGCACCGATGACTTGGAGCTCGTCCGAGACCTCGCGGAATCACCGTTGTGGTTTGCGCTTGCCAGCCGATCCGCGACCGAAGACTTGGAGTCCTTGGTGGATCAATACGGAGGCACCGATGAATTGCTTGAGGCCGTTGCGGAACTGGATGAGGAGCAACGCGCGACGGCGTATCGACGTTGGGACACGTTCAACAACCTTTCTCCCCAAGCTCGCTCCATCACACGAGATCGAGCCAAACGCGTGGCCGAGGCAGAGGATTCGCAACAGTTGCTGACCACGCTCCGAGCTTATTCACGTTGGAAGGAACAGCTCAGTCGTGACACGTTGGCCGCCATCGAAAACCAAACCGGTGAACTGCGTGAACGTGCGATCGAAGAAGGCGTGCATGAAACGATGAGCGTCATCGGACGTGTGACAGCAAAAGGATTGAGTGACGAGACGATCGAACGGATCGCATTCACGATGCGGCAAATCGTTCAACAACGGATCGCGGATCAAGAGCCAGCCGCCACGCGAATGATGGAAGGGTTTCGCCGCTGGAGAGAGCGTGAGAGTGGTGGCCGGGGACGGGATGGTCAGGGTGTCGATGAATCGATCTGGTATCATTTCATCGCTCATTCGATTGTGGGAAACTCGGGCCGTCGTCACGGTCCCAAGGATGGGAAACGTGGCCCTGAATCACCACCGTTGACGCTGAGCGAACTGCATCAAATCGAAATCATGCTGCCGCAAGAAGACTTGGAGCTGCTGCGAACGGTTTCCACGAACGCTTGGTTCCGTTCGATGGTCATCCGCGACTGGGCCGAAGAAGCCTTGCGGCGTCGCGGTCGGCCGGATTCGGAATCGAAAACGCTGCAACAAGCTTATCAAGAAGCCTCCGCTGACGAACGAGAAGTGCTCGACCTGTTGCCTCCCGAAGAAGTTCGCGACCAACTCCTTCGCCCCTCGAACTGA
- a CDS encoding BBP7 family outer membrane beta-barrel protein: protein MNDTRTRCRFGFNRTLLGACLAIHFAILPTFGWAQATAEKSKTNFFPFPIRFGMKSEAEIKGGVKTPPVSVAATKPSTTSSGASTRRIPVERNIGKPNHAAFNDSEGDATNQPVSQVQHVQSRVSQSARAKLPADGRVVIPGTNGLPQFETPGEITSVEILDADGNPIPSELEEGEYYYGAQPAPVRVGQPLPGTLSIPARTAQARMNDFVPRTVDGQLLDGSVVEGEWIGEDETYAGEMGETYLGDESVLMEGAFQGQPHGHSPACDECGGNCVGACDDRIDARVRVLAHALSDPLHDLWIRADYMHLWVDGQNAPSLVTTGRAGTARDVAGEIGQLGTETIYGGMLGDEGRSAGRIEIGRYLGDTGLAISGSVLFSEEITQRFSADGSQYSILARPYVDVTPGGTDNGETADLIHFNNEIRGNISVDSSTEFGGADALVRALLINQRGRKMESFVGYRFLQLDDRLAIHDERRYLVDGGGVDAGTLLEQTDNLSVENRFHGATMGIRSTTSGDVWSFNTQVQLGIGVMHSSVAASGSSLRSEPQAGGGVITSQSNTGLLVRSTNSGVREFDELAVAPEIQLSVTRHFWNDWDVTIGYQFLYLSRVMRAAEQIDPLLNLSDLSIGGFEGSRRPDPEGTYNDLLAHGITFGVVHPF from the coding sequence ATGAACGACACCAGGACTCGATGCCGCTTTGGATTCAATCGCACGTTGCTGGGCGCATGCCTGGCAATCCATTTCGCGATCCTGCCGACCTTCGGCTGGGCTCAGGCAACCGCTGAGAAATCAAAGACCAACTTCTTTCCGTTTCCCATCCGGTTCGGGATGAAGTCGGAAGCCGAAATCAAGGGCGGTGTCAAAACGCCTCCGGTTTCGGTTGCTGCGACCAAGCCAAGCACGACCTCTTCGGGGGCTTCCACGCGGCGAATTCCTGTCGAACGCAACATTGGCAAACCCAATCACGCTGCATTCAATGATTCTGAGGGGGACGCCACCAACCAACCGGTGTCACAGGTCCAGCACGTTCAGTCTCGTGTCAGCCAATCGGCTCGTGCGAAGTTGCCCGCCGACGGGCGAGTGGTGATTCCAGGTACGAATGGGCTGCCGCAATTTGAAACGCCAGGGGAAATCACCAGTGTTGAGATCCTCGATGCTGACGGCAATCCGATTCCCAGCGAATTGGAAGAAGGCGAGTACTACTACGGTGCCCAGCCTGCCCCGGTCAGGGTTGGGCAACCATTGCCAGGAACGCTTTCCATTCCCGCTCGAACCGCGCAAGCCCGGATGAATGACTTTGTGCCACGCACGGTCGATGGCCAACTTCTCGATGGAAGCGTGGTCGAAGGGGAGTGGATCGGGGAAGACGAAACCTACGCCGGCGAGATGGGGGAAACCTACCTTGGCGACGAGAGCGTGTTGATGGAGGGAGCTTTTCAGGGGCAGCCACACGGACACTCACCAGCGTGCGATGAATGCGGTGGGAACTGTGTGGGCGCATGCGACGATCGGATTGACGCGCGCGTTCGCGTGTTGGCTCATGCGTTGTCGGATCCGCTGCACGATCTTTGGATTCGCGCGGACTACATGCACCTTTGGGTCGATGGACAAAATGCTCCGTCCCTGGTCACGACCGGCCGAGCCGGAACCGCTCGCGATGTGGCGGGCGAGATCGGCCAGCTTGGCACCGAAACGATTTACGGTGGCATGCTGGGTGACGAAGGACGTTCAGCCGGTCGAATCGAGATCGGGCGTTATCTGGGGGACACGGGCTTGGCGATCTCTGGATCAGTGCTCTTCTCGGAAGAGATCACCCAGCGTTTCTCGGCGGACGGTTCTCAATATTCGATTTTGGCGCGGCCATATGTCGACGTGACGCCAGGCGGCACGGACAACGGAGAAACGGCAGACCTCATCCACTTCAACAATGAAATCAGAGGCAACATCTCAGTCGATTCGTCGACTGAATTTGGTGGCGCCGATGCGTTGGTGCGAGCCTTGTTGATCAACCAACGTGGTCGGAAAATGGAATCCTTTGTGGGCTACCGCTTTCTGCAACTGGACGATCGCTTGGCGATTCATGACGAACGGCGCTACTTGGTCGACGGTGGCGGGGTGGACGCAGGGACACTGCTGGAACAGACGGATAACCTCTCGGTTGAAAACCGTTTTCACGGCGCGACGATGGGGATCCGGTCGACCACTTCCGGTGATGTTTGGTCGTTCAACACACAAGTCCAATTGGGGATTGGGGTGATGCACAGCAGCGTTGCCGCCTCAGGGTCGTCCCTCCGCAGCGAACCGCAGGCGGGCGGCGGCGTGATCACCAGCCAATCCAACACCGGGTTGCTGGTTCGATCCACCAATTCAGGGGTCCGTGAGTTCGACGAGTTGGCGGTCGCCCCCGAGATCCAGCTTTCCGTGACCCGTCACTTTTGGAATGACTGGGATGTCACGATTGGATACCAGTTTCTGTATCTCAGTCGGGTGATGCGAGCAGCGGAACAGATCGACCCGTTGTTGAATTTGAGTGACCTTTCGATTGGCGGTTTCGAGGGCAGTCGTCGTCCAGATCCAGAGGGAACCTACAACGATTTGCTGGCACACGGGATCACCTTTGGAGTCGTTCACCCCTTCTGA
- a CDS encoding restriction endonuclease subunit S — translation MSVATEPAPAWESPQWQEAVSQNPGLAPFFDNLESFVELPEGVEKLRDLVLDLAVRGKVVAQDESDEPAFTLFDAIQRTRKQLEADKVIRKTKPLAEITGSDIPFTIPESWRWTHLQEVFYSISPGKKKLKTKDYLEKGEFPIVDQGQKFIAGYTDQKEMVTTIPGPVIVFGDHTCELKLIDFNFVAGADGIKILRPIELFEPYFYLVLDSLELRDRGYGRHFKILVDNYFPLPPLAEQRRIVSKVEGLMSLCDTLESQRRSRESVRERASRSVLGRLTSASAPLAAGTSRATSTGETLKSSWQRLSDHFEVLLDQPSGPAHLRQSIIDLSSLGMLTEQRGDEDSMNSVMRERRVKRQEQWERAQLSKFEEKGKKPRTDSWKKKYDTPEPIDISELPGLPTNWAYERLGLLGADPFNTVQTGPFGAQLHKTEFVKEGVPVIAVGNLTGLGFTRKGLYHITEEKAVQLSRYDVQSGDLLFARSGATLGKVCVAPDFIDNWRMTGHILRARLDTNVVLPELVVLFLWGSEFVKEQVTGGIRGMTRPGYNTSLLERIVLPLPPLAEQKRIVSKVSVLLSQLDELSARLRSRQSTTDALLTALIHQIL, via the coding sequence ATGAGCGTCGCCACCGAGCCAGCCCCGGCCTGGGAGTCGCCGCAGTGGCAGGAAGCGGTCAGCCAGAATCCCGGCTTAGCGCCCTTCTTCGACAACCTTGAGTCGTTTGTGGAGTTACCGGAGGGAGTCGAAAAGCTGCGCGACTTGGTTTTGGATTTGGCGGTTCGCGGGAAAGTCGTTGCGCAAGATGAAAGTGATGAACCAGCATTCACACTATTTGACGCCATACAACGAACTCGTAAACAGCTCGAAGCTGACAAAGTCATTCGCAAAACCAAGCCCCTAGCTGAGATCACAGGTTCCGACATTCCATTCACCATTCCAGAATCTTGGCGATGGACTCACCTTCAAGAAGTCTTCTACTCGATCTCGCCGGGGAAGAAGAAACTAAAGACAAAGGACTACCTTGAGAAAGGCGAGTTTCCCATCGTCGATCAAGGCCAAAAATTCATCGCTGGATACACTGACCAAAAAGAGATGGTCACGACGATTCCGGGACCGGTCATCGTGTTCGGAGATCACACATGCGAGTTGAAGTTGATTGACTTCAACTTTGTCGCAGGTGCCGACGGAATCAAAATACTCAGGCCGATTGAGTTGTTTGAGCCGTACTTCTATTTGGTACTCGATAGTCTTGAGCTACGTGACCGAGGGTACGGACGACACTTCAAAATTCTCGTGGACAACTATTTTCCCCTTCCTCCCTTAGCCGAACAGCGTCGGATCGTGTCGAAGGTGGAGGGTCTGATGTCGTTGTGCGATACGTTGGAATCGCAGCGGCGGTCGCGAGAGAGTGTGCGAGAGCGAGCCAGCCGCAGCGTGCTGGGTCGCCTGACCTCGGCATCCGCGCCTTTGGCAGCGGGCACATCACGGGCAACATCGACAGGGGAAACGCTCAAAAGTAGCTGGCAGCGTCTGAGCGATCACTTCGAGGTCCTGCTCGACCAGCCCTCTGGCCCCGCCCACCTCCGCCAGTCCATCATTGACTTGTCGTCATTGGGGATGCTCACAGAGCAACGCGGTGATGAAGACTCTATGAACTCGGTCATGCGTGAGCGTAGAGTCAAACGGCAGGAACAATGGGAACGCGCCCAACTCTCAAAGTTTGAGGAAAAGGGTAAGAAGCCGAGAACCGATAGTTGGAAAAAAAAGTACGACACGCCCGAGCCGATTGACATAAGTGAACTGCCTGGACTTCCAACAAACTGGGCATACGAAAGACTTGGCTTGCTGGGGGCCGACCCCTTTAACACCGTGCAAACCGGTCCATTCGGAGCACAGCTTCACAAGACCGAATTCGTGAAGGAAGGTGTCCCAGTAATCGCCGTTGGGAACTTGACGGGACTTGGGTTTACCAGAAAGGGTCTGTATCACATCACGGAAGAAAAGGCAGTTCAACTAAGTCGGTATGACGTTCAATCAGGCGATCTATTGTTCGCAAGATCCGGCGCGACGCTCGGCAAGGTGTGTGTTGCGCCTGATTTCATTGACAACTGGCGAATGACAGGCCACATCCTACGTGCTCGCTTAGATACCAATGTCGTTCTTCCAGAACTGGTGGTCCTTTTTCTCTGGGGATCGGAGTTTGTGAAGGAACAGGTGACCGGCGGAATACGTGGAATGACTCGTCCCGGTTACAACACGAGCTTGCTTGAACGGATCGTATTGCCTCTTCCCCCGTTAGCCGAACAAAAGCGGATCGTGTCGAAGGTGTCGGTCCTTTTGTCGCAGCTCGACGAGTTGTCCGCGCGATTGCGTTCCCGCCAGTCCACCACCGACGCCCTCCTCACCGCCCTCATCCATCAAATCCTGTAG